One candidate division WOR-3 bacterium DNA window includes the following coding sequences:
- a CDS encoding TetR/AcrR family transcriptional regulator: MTVSKKAMRDAIVDAARYIFARFGYRKATMDAIARAARKGKSSVYYYFKNKEEIFLAVIEKEASAVKSEIRNALASASDPKEKLTIYVLTRMRVFHRIARFYSSFREEYFKEYDFIQRFRENYDRYETKLILDILREGIKKNIFAIPDPVLAANYFVTALKGFEYLWGIEEDIGKLEKKTEAMLEMLYRGILKR, encoded by the coding sequence ATGACGGTCTCCAAAAAAGCAATGCGTGATGCGATAGTGGACGCCGCGCGATATATCTTTGCCCGGTTCGGCTATCGTAAAGCCACCATGGATGCCATTGCCCGGGCAGCCCGCAAGGGTAAAAGCTCGGTTTATTACTATTTCAAAAACAAAGAAGAAATCTTTCTTGCCGTGATTGAAAAAGAAGCAAGTGCGGTGAAATCGGAGATAAGAAATGCCCTGGCGTCGGCAAGCGACCCGAAGGAGAAACTAACAATCTATGTCCTCACCCGGATGCGGGTATTCCATCGCATTGCCCGGTTTTACAGTTCTTTCCGAGAGGAGTATTTCAAAGAGTATGATTTTATCCAGCGCTTCCGAGAAAACTATGACCGCTACGAGACAAAACTCATTTTGGATATCTTGCGGGAAGGCATCAAAAAAAATATCTTTGCTATCCCCGACCCAGTGCTGGCTGCCAATTATTTTGTCACGGCTTTGAAGGGTTTTGAATACCTCTGGGGGATTGAAGAGGACATTGGTAAATTAGAGAAAAAGACCGAGGCAATGTTGGAGATGCTTTATCGGGGGATTTTAAAAAGATGA
- a CDS encoding kelch repeat-containing protein codes for MKQLITIMFSILISLAFVYADVQGKVIKGYEPFPKGTNELPSAGLKAPSFFPRGGGPDDFGYQWLDSRDPGGPVFNWIEISGTGYNLNLPDDGYYYPISFQFTFYDSIYNNIAVASNGTIYFQDRYLGFSNLPIPSQNSYGVQIFIAPYWDDLNPAASGAGGVFYQIFGDTLVVEWYNVPIYGTSDFLTFEAILIGSTGEIIFQYLDAMNAAGSSATVGIQGRPTQPPLWALQFSYNTQSLIDSLAIRFFLPSYNHDVGMRTVLAPGTRIGPGVSVEPQARVKNFGQNTESFNVYCRIDSAGVNIYNQSTSISSLAPGQEATATFPSWTSCTTEGIVYDLTFYTVLAGDENPSNDTIRSTTTVSTVGNWVRCTDLPNAELSNGTGYDPVNDDIYSFGGTPDGGYNYHNYTFRYDPSNNSWQTMANMPYAGDWIDATYVRGKFYIFGPYDGSVRNYTMIYDVANNSWSTGANVPQARIAGGQVAYKDSLIYFLGGYNGSAPTNNVQIYNTYTNTWTTGTSLPTNFMMGGVAITGDTIWVVGGYNGSAAYSNLYYGVINPANCENITWNTGAALPIPNFNNGATQMYRNGRRYLYMVGGFESAATPTAHAWEYDIDNNIWTALPDYPLTIVRNDFLIARQGYNEIYVCGGDDNGDWTATAQVWKLPWFVPGVSEKTGTSDIKAKFGFAPNIPNPTKSAVITYTITQETEVLLKVFDATGREITTLVNRRESPGMKQVRWDNDQLPDGIYFLRLEAEGKIATHKLVLVR; via the coding sequence ATGAAGCAATTAATTACAATAATGTTTAGCATCCTTATATCTCTTGCCTTCGTATACGCTGATGTGCAAGGCAAGGTGATAAAAGGATACGAGCCCTTTCCGAAGGGAACAAATGAACTTCCATCCGCAGGATTGAAAGCACCGTCATTCTTCCCCCGGGGTGGAGGACCGGATGATTTCGGCTATCAGTGGTTAGATTCCCGCGATCCTGGTGGACCGGTATTTAACTGGATTGAAATTTCGGGTACCGGTTACAATCTGAATTTGCCTGATGATGGCTATTACTATCCGATATCTTTCCAGTTCACATTTTACGATAGCATTTACAACAATATCGCTGTCGCTTCCAATGGAACGATTTATTTCCAGGATCGTTACCTGGGATTTTCTAATCTACCAATTCCCAGCCAGAATAGTTACGGAGTGCAAATCTTTATCGCTCCCTACTGGGATGATTTGAATCCAGCAGCATCTGGTGCGGGTGGCGTTTTCTACCAGATATTCGGTGATACCTTGGTCGTGGAATGGTATAATGTTCCAATTTACGGCACGAGTGATTTCCTGACCTTTGAAGCGATATTGATTGGCAGCACCGGCGAGATCATCTTCCAGTATCTTGATGCAATGAATGCCGCTGGCTCAAGCGCCACTGTGGGCATCCAGGGAAGACCTACCCAGCCACCACTCTGGGCTCTGCAATTCTCCTACAACACACAATCCCTTATCGATAGTTTAGCAATCCGCTTCTTCCTGCCGAGTTATAACCATGATGTAGGAATGAGAACGGTTCTGGCACCGGGTACACGAATCGGACCGGGTGTTTCGGTCGAACCGCAGGCGAGAGTGAAGAATTTCGGACAGAATACGGAAAGCTTCAATGTATATTGCCGGATTGATTCAGCAGGGGTGAATATCTACAACCAGAGCACAAGTATTTCTTCTTTAGCTCCTGGACAGGAAGCAACCGCGACATTTCCAAGCTGGACTTCTTGCACGACTGAAGGAATTGTCTACGATTTAACATTCTACACGGTTCTGGCAGGCGATGAAAATCCGAGTAATGACACCATTCGTTCCACTACCACCGTCTCTACGGTGGGTAATTGGGTCCGTTGTACTGATCTCCCCAATGCCGAACTTTCCAATGGCACGGGGTATGACCCGGTGAATGATGATATCTATTCCTTCGGCGGGACACCGGATGGCGGTTACAATTACCACAATTATACCTTCCGTTACGATCCCTCTAACAATTCCTGGCAGACCATGGCTAATATGCCTTATGCCGGTGACTGGATTGATGCCACCTATGTCCGGGGAAAATTCTATATCTTTGGACCATACGATGGCAGCGTCCGGAATTACACAATGATTTATGATGTGGCGAATAACTCCTGGAGCACCGGTGCAAATGTTCCACAGGCACGGATTGCTGGTGGCCAGGTAGCATATAAAGATTCGCTCATCTACTTCTTGGGTGGATACAATGGCTCAGCTCCGACGAATAATGTCCAGATTTACAATACCTATACCAATACCTGGACAACCGGAACCAGTCTCCCAACAAATTTCATGATGGGTGGGGTGGCGATCACCGGTGATACGATATGGGTAGTAGGCGGGTATAATGGCAGTGCCGCTTATTCCAATCTCTATTACGGAGTGATCAATCCTGCCAATTGTGAAAATATCACTTGGAATACGGGTGCAGCACTTCCCATACCGAATTTCAACAACGGTGCAACCCAGATGTATCGCAATGGCCGCAGATATCTCTATATGGTGGGTGGTTTTGAAAGTGCCGCTACCCCTACTGCTCACGCCTGGGAATATGATATTGATAATAACATCTGGACAGCGCTTCCCGACTATCCATTGACGATCGTGCGCAACGACTTTCTCATTGCCCGGCAGGGTTATAATGAAATCTATGTCTGCGGTGGTGACGATAACGGTGATTGGACCGCGACGGCTCAAGTATGGAAACTCCCCTGGTTCGTACCCGGAGTTTCAGAAAAAACTGGTACCTCTGATATAAAAGCGAAATTTGGCTTCGCTCCTAATATTCCGAATCCCACAAAATCTGCAGTCATCACCTATACTATAACCCAAGAAACTGAGGTGCTACTAAAAGTTTTTGATGCTACCGGCCGGGAAATCACTACCCTCGTTAACCGTAGAGAATCACCGGGTATGAAACAGGTCCGCTGGGATAATGACCAGCTTCCTGATGGTATCTATTTCCTGAGACTGGAAGCAGAAGGTAAGATTGCAACCCACAAATTGGTCCTCGTAAGGTAA
- a CDS encoding T9SS type A sorting domain-containing protein, which yields MNGDQIQLFYTARDSIRYRYSWTGTENLSQTWSLTTGDPETSSGQVSSGQYLAWTKKENGLSHLYYGAIPASGTINPIEVNYSTDLISYPQILFNPKPPSIDLVWTEYSEIDSIGTIYYLNLPITEVAPKYAFDMGTETPVPILVQRDRYKVLGTEDYKTFDYDSTELVYHLTLHSPHTKYKVRWTWYHEEGNKIHLQFNIDDIFHHNKWVKPGEKIIEESWIPDACIHDNEITIKVKLLNGTVAVLSGFEIYAEEVGGGGPQGEETKLTSPFYFDRLYPNPAKGVIRLRFNSPDERKITIKIYDVCGRLVNEKNIIKSKIGMNELLITPKDLSAGVYFVRLETDGYQKVEKAILLR from the coding sequence ATGAATGGAGACCAGATTCAATTATTCTATACTGCAAGGGATTCAATCAGGTATAGATATTCCTGGACTGGGACAGAAAATTTGAGCCAGACCTGGAGCTTGACGACCGGAGACCCTGAAACGAGTTCAGGGCAAGTTTCAAGTGGTCAGTATTTGGCCTGGACAAAGAAAGAGAATGGATTATCTCATTTATATTACGGTGCAATTCCGGCAAGTGGCACAATAAATCCAATAGAAGTCAACTATTCTACAGATTTGATTTCTTATCCCCAGATTCTATTCAACCCAAAGCCTCCATCAATTGACCTGGTCTGGACCGAGTATAGCGAGATTGATTCAATCGGAACAATCTATTATCTCAATCTGCCAATAACTGAGGTTGCGCCAAAGTATGCCTTTGATATGGGGACTGAAACCCCGGTGCCGATTCTGGTCCAGAGAGACCGGTATAAGGTATTGGGGACTGAAGACTATAAGACATTTGACTATGACAGCACTGAATTGGTCTATCATTTGACTCTCCATTCACCACATACAAAATATAAGGTCCGCTGGACCTGGTATCATGAAGAAGGAAACAAGATACACCTACAGTTCAATATTGATGATATCTTTCACCATAATAAATGGGTAAAACCAGGAGAAAAAATAATAGAAGAATCCTGGATTCCTGATGCCTGTATTCATGACAATGAGATTACGATAAAAGTAAAACTCTTAAATGGCACGGTTGCAGTCCTTTCAGGATTTGAGATTTATGCAGAAGAGGTTGGTGGTGGTGGTCCACAGGGTGAAGAGACAAAACTTACGAGTCCGTTTTACTTTGACAGGCTATATCCCAATCCAGCAAAAGGTGTAATAAGGCTTCGGTTCAATTCCCCGGACGAGCGTAAAATCACAATCAAAATTTATGATGTTTGTGGCAGGCTTGTGAATGAAAAGAATATAATAAAGTCCAAGATTGGAATGAATGAACTATTGATTACACCAAAAGATCTATCCGCTGGTGTCTATTTTGTTCGGCTTGAAACCGATGGTTATCAGAAAGTAGAAAAAGCCATTCTTCTGCGTTAA
- a CDS encoding tetratricopeptide repeat protein: MKDMKRGVKSEDSFQRTMERVIKFIVRHRETATWLGIGLLAAIFIIGYLLYPQEKTNPEAELLYTQAINLVSMGRLQDAENYFLQLTEKFGNTRPGRVAYYYLGVINYNTARFSEALDYFDRFLSKEKRDPLLTPSAQFGAGCAAEGLKDYERAMKYYEKVAKNKKSHFYFLGMLAWGRINGILGNPERAREILKKLLEQNPPQDITNDARFYLGYFNR; encoded by the coding sequence ATGAAAGATATGAAAAGAGGCGTGAAGAGTGAGGATTCTTTCCAGCGCACGATGGAAAGAGTGATAAAATTTATCGTGCGCCATCGCGAGACCGCCACCTGGTTGGGTATTGGGCTTTTGGCAGCAATTTTTATCATAGGGTATCTCTTATACCCCCAGGAAAAAACAAATCCGGAGGCTGAACTCCTTTATACCCAGGCAATCAATCTGGTGAGCATGGGGCGCTTACAGGATGCCGAAAACTATTTTTTGCAATTGACTGAGAAATTTGGTAACACTCGTCCAGGAAGAGTTGCTTATTATTATCTGGGTGTGATAAATTATAATACGGCACGCTTCAGCGAAGCCCTTGATTACTTTGATCGATTTTTATCGAAAGAAAAAAGAGATCCCCTGTTAACGCCATCTGCCCAATTTGGTGCTGGTTGTGCAGCGGAGGGCTTAAAAGATTATGAAAGGGCAATGAAATATTATGAAAAAGTTGCAAAAAACAAAAAATCCCACTTCTATTTCTTAGGCATGCTTGCCTGGGGAAGAATTAATGGGATATTGGGTAATCCTGAAAGAGCTCGGGAGATTCTAAAAAAACTTCTTGAACAAAATCCACCGCAGGATATCACCAATGATGCCCGGTTCTATCTTGGTTATTTTAACCGATAG
- a CDS encoding glycoside hydrolase family 57 protein → MNNLSLAFLWHFHQPIYSTPDDNVLPMPWVRLHAIKDYLDMLKNLQKFPMLTATFNFTPSLLLQIKEYKEGKSTDRQFLLFRKRAEDLTLEEKVEILKDFFLANWEKMVEPYPRYFSLLMKRGKKLVPEELPSVAESFTTDEFRDLQIWANLVWIDPLFREEIKELYQKGKNFREQDKEIIINLQNKIIGSLFDEYKNAYQSGQIELTTSPLAHPILPLLINSNLAKISTPNLEIPFEFKHPEDARAQILQGLKVFEDIFGFRPKGLWPSEGSVCAELIPILSELGIEWIATDEEILARSINISFKRDEHGIPNQSHRLYRPWQIGNVKIFFRDHLLSDRIAFVYNGWEAEKAVEDFITRIKQIAGSLSPTEKYILPVILDGENAWEYFDNDGTEFLNLLYQRLSEERIPTTTFSRFLSEYPSPVNNLTNLFPGSWIGANFNIWIGKSEDHKAWLIIKNLREKIVASGTQDSQIWQRLYFLEGSDWFWWFGDDFFAVTTEIFDELFRKNALWIYQRLNMEPPHELFLPINPQSEIAATQPIDCITPTIDGKLTFFYEWYNAGYLDLQRTGGTMQRFAGLFAKVFYGFDDKNLYIRFDVVNQDINQYEYEINFEKPPGLKYVLGIAENVTFKIEEIAEVAIPLDNLNLTEEKHVEFVIKAREKGKEIDRTPLLKVSLTKKDIILKNWTV, encoded by the coding sequence ATGAATAATCTTTCCCTCGCATTTTTATGGCATTTTCATCAGCCGATCTACTCCACACCTGACGATAATGTCCTGCCCATGCCTTGGGTCAGACTCCATGCAATCAAAGATTATTTAGATATGCTGAAAAACTTGCAGAAATTCCCGATGCTTACTGCTACCTTTAATTTTACCCCTTCACTCCTTTTACAGATTAAAGAATATAAAGAAGGAAAAAGCACCGACCGACAATTTCTGCTTTTCCGAAAACGGGCCGAAGACCTGACGCTTGAAGAAAAAGTGGAAATCTTAAAAGATTTTTTTCTTGCCAACTGGGAAAAGATGGTCGAACCTTATCCCCGGTATTTCTCTTTGTTGATGAAGCGAGGAAAAAAATTGGTTCCCGAAGAATTACCGAGTGTTGCCGAGAGTTTTACCACTGATGAGTTCCGAGACCTCCAGATATGGGCGAATCTCGTCTGGATTGACCCACTCTTTCGCGAAGAGATAAAAGAGCTTTATCAGAAAGGAAAAAATTTTCGTGAACAGGATAAAGAGATAATCATCAATCTCCAGAATAAAATCATCGGTTCATTGTTTGATGAATATAAGAATGCCTATCAATCTGGACAGATTGAATTGACAACCTCGCCATTAGCCCATCCGATTCTGCCCTTGCTAATCAATAGCAACCTGGCAAAAATCTCCACTCCTAATCTGGAAATACCCTTTGAGTTCAAACATCCGGAGGATGCCCGTGCTCAGATATTGCAGGGACTGAAGGTATTTGAAGATATCTTTGGCTTCCGGCCTAAGGGACTTTGGCCCTCCGAAGGAAGCGTCTGTGCAGAATTGATACCCATTTTATCTGAACTCGGTATTGAATGGATTGCCACTGATGAAGAAATCCTCGCCCGTTCCATAAATATTTCATTCAAGAGAGATGAACACGGTATACCTAATCAAAGCCACCGCCTCTATCGCCCATGGCAGATAGGCAATGTTAAAATATTTTTCCGCGATCATCTATTATCCGACCGGATTGCCTTTGTCTATAACGGCTGGGAAGCCGAGAAAGCGGTGGAAGATTTTATTACCCGGATAAAACAGATTGCCGGTTCCCTTTCGCCGACTGAGAAATATATCCTGCCGGTAATCCTTGATGGCGAAAATGCCTGGGAGTACTTTGATAACGATGGCACGGAGTTTTTAAATCTGCTGTATCAGCGCCTGAGTGAAGAACGAATTCCCACAACGACATTTTCCAGATTCCTCAGCGAATATCCCTCACCTGTGAACAATCTTACCAATTTGTTTCCGGGCTCCTGGATTGGTGCCAATTTTAATATATGGATTGGTAAATCTGAGGATCATAAAGCCTGGTTGATTATCAAAAACTTACGCGAAAAAATAGTGGCTTCCGGAACTCAGGATAGCCAAATCTGGCAAAGACTTTATTTTCTTGAAGGGAGTGATTGGTTCTGGTGGTTTGGTGACGATTTCTTTGCGGTGACGACGGAGATATTTGATGAGCTATTCCGAAAAAATGCCCTCTGGATTTATCAAAGGTTGAACATGGAACCACCCCATGAACTATTTTTACCAATAAATCCTCAATCAGAGATTGCGGCAACCCAACCCATTGATTGTATCACACCTACCATTGATGGAAAATTGACTTTTTTTTATGAATGGTATAACGCGGGTTATCTGGACCTGCAAAGGACCGGAGGTACGATGCAACGGTTTGCCGGGCTTTTTGCCAAGGTTTTCTATGGTTTTGATGATAAAAATTTATATATCAGATTTGATGTGGTAAATCAAGATATCAATCAGTATGAATATGAGATAAACTTTGAAAAGCCGCCAGGCTTGAAATATGTCTTAGGTATTGCTGAAAATGTGACTTTTAAAATTGAAGAAATTGCAGAGGTTGCAATTCCATTGGATAATTTAAATCTTACAGAGGAAAAACATGTGGAGTTCGTAATCAAAGCCCGGGAAAAGGGTAAGGAAATTGACCGCACACCGCTTTTAAAAGTCTCCCTCACCAAAAAAGATATCATTTTGAAAAACTGGACTGTATAA